The nucleotide window atcttcttcaaaggATTCATTATTTCTTGAACAAATTCAGTTTTTATTACTCTACAAAGAATTTTTACAAGTAACAAATTTCTTTCATTGCtccaaacaaataaatagacTTATCGATCATATTCTTCAACAAGTATTTCGTTTCCTCCGAACTTAACATCGTTGGAGCTATCAACAACTCCAATTTCTACAAATCATCAGAATACacataaaaaacttttaaattgatCCAAAATTACAAAGaggggaagaaaaagaaaaaaaaacatggaGGATGAGTGAATGAAGAGAATCTGAGGGATGAGTAATTTGGACGAGTCATGAGATCTAGGGTTTTGGAGCGAGTATCGCAGCTGTTTGGGCCATCAGTGCTTTTTCCAAATCGAATGTGGAGCAGTCGCCCTCTCCATCTTCGAGTGGTAGCTCCACCACCACATCGCGGTGTACGAACGATTTTGCTGATACTGCATTTTACTAGCGAAAACTTGTGGAGTGagagaggaggaagaagagaaatttGGAAGATAAttggtaaaaaagaaaaagatttttcaaataaaattttggggctttaatttaattttaccatTTTATTTCCTACGTGGCAGGTAAAAATGAGGTGGAATTTGACATGTAGGAGGTGTATTACACCCATTATCCACCATGTGagaaaagggtttaaaatactaaatttcAATGGGTTCAGGGGTTTAGTTGGTAAATGATTAAGTAGAAGGGTCCataatacaaactcatacaagtataagagtccatcagaccatttctcctttattttattataaagatGGAATAAAACAATTTTAAGTGAGTTGGAATAAAATGCATATCATTATTAAGTCTAACATAAATTAATACgacatttaatatataatttatactcctttcgtttttttttattttttataaattaatattttaagagtcaaataatatgagttttgattaatgatatgtaatttttcactatattgatatgaataaaatataatttataatatcataatgagtcaaataatttttttttatttattaatttaatatatattttatttcagatttaattatataatatctCATATTATTTCATGCACCATATGGTCCCTAAATGATTTGGTCGTGGACCTCAGCCAGTAGCCAATAAGGAAATTCGAGTGTTCTACATTAACAGGTGATAAATTGACAATAGATggtttaccaaaaaaataatgaagGGACAAACTGACAATAGAGTGGTGTGCGCATCCGTCGGTTCCATTTTATATATTATCAGTTTGGTTTATTggtatttgatttttaaatatattaaattaataagagatttttttgatttattaattttggTCTTTAACAGTTCGATTTTCGGTTtaatcaataagaaaatacatataataaatatatgacttctccaATAAATTTGACGCGACAACATAATAATGTAATGTAAAACTATACAAGTGTAacacaaaaagaaattaagaggaataaggttcttactttagattttgacgttttgtataatgtgaagttgtGAACTAAAAGTCACTTTAAAGTGTGAATTGAAGGCTAAAACATAAAGACAGTAACTAAtaagatattgagattaatatataatatttatgtacaagtAAATGTAGAAAATTACTAGTCTTAATAggttatcggtttacccaataacctAATATTAAAAACCAATATCGAACCGATAATccgatatttttttttataaaatcattaaaaatccGTTaattcaataacccaataacaataaaccgATAACACctttttcggttcgatttatcGGTTGATTCAGTTTTTGCACTATAAAGtagttatattatttttcatcttgcttcctataattatttctattaaaaaaagataaatatataagaagcttcaaaattcttttaaactttgaaaaaattatttacttataaaaaagaaaattaacaattcaaaaaaaaaaacatttttatataaatagaaTTACAACATACTTAGTATAATAATCTTATAAATAAAGTCGGGAGAGATAGAATATACACGAACATTATGAGTAAGAACAAAAATAATGTAActgtattattctttttttcctttcgtTTTCGAAATCATTTGAAAAGCTGTCTTATTTTGAAATCAGTTTAACATTCAGTATTTTCCACAAATCTTCTCATAAATATCTTATTCATAAATCTTTGAAATTTGAATGCTCTGTACATTCTCCACAATTTGACTTGAAGcctattttgtttttaattggaatattcaaaagatatttatTACTTAGTTATACACTAACACAAGTCAAATTAACAACATGAAAAACATATCTAGTACAGTCAAACAAGTGAGGTCTGGAGAagtagagtgtacgcaaacctCATTTTAGGtaatatttcaatttaatttgtatttctGTTGTTCCAAAATTCTTCCATGTAGTACCATTGCAATACGTTTTATTTGGACTCTTCTACACGatacaatttttaatttcagATTTGATGGACAAAAAATTAACAACTTATTGTTGTCTTTCCCTATTTTGTTGTGTTTGTCTAAAAATGGATTAAGAAAGTAAAATTATCAAGAACAGATTCCAAAAAGTTAATGAGCTAGAGACATCTACAAACGCTGGATGATTTCACATTGCCTGACTAAGTAAATCAACTCGTTGCGGAAGATGAACGGTTGCAAGATATAAATAACATATCTCAATGTATATACATAGTTATACATCATAAAAAGCAGCCAAATAAATAGGTAGGTCTTATTCCTTACGTAGAGatatttaaaattctgaatccgACTTTGGATCTCAGGTTTTTCCTCTCTTCCCCAGGGATTGTAGGATAAAtgtatcaacaacaacaacaatgaatATAACATAGGCACGACATCGTCATCTTTTCGTTGAGGATGAAGAGAAATTGTTGCGCAGCTTTCTCTTGAACAAGAGTGAACCCAGAATTGGCCATGTGGTTGTGATTGCAACACATGCAAGTACCCACATTGAAATCTTACTTCGCCCAGAAAGCTGATTTAGACAATTTTTAATAGGAACCATCATTGCATTAATATTTGGGCAACGAACAGGATCAAACTGAGTCGTTGCATTTGGTTCTTGTTGCACTGTGCCATTGTTAACTCTAACGCTATCTCCAACCTTGTCATCTTCGACCAGTTGCTCGTTTCCTAATTCACCTGATGGCTCCTCGCCAAATGCAGTCACTAAACCGTCTTCTCTTATATTCACATATGGTGCCTCATCAATTGATTTCAGTGGAGAACTATTCACTGTGTTATTTTGTATCTGCATAATACAATGCCATAAGACATAACGATAGCTTACAACTAGAACTAGTGTGTGCAAATCTGCATACCTTTTCTCTACAGATCAATGAGCTGGAGTTAAAAGCACAAAAGAATTCATCTACGGCCCTAACCCACCTGCGAAGAAGGAAATGATAACGTGTTCTCATCAAGGATATCATACTACTAAATTAGTAACCAGACACTTCAATACAAAACTTGAATGGGTACGAGCCATACATCTGAATACTTATGACACACGTATTAATCAATTCTCTAATTCAGGTCTCGTACAATCACAAAGTGTATCTCACAGAGAACTCATTTCTTTTCTGGATCCTTGGTTTTAGACCATTTTTGCATGCTAAAAAAGAATTGAGATGACTGAATAATAGCGAGATGCAGTgctaattaaaatttaatataaagtaaaataaattagaatgcCAAAAGCCATATCTGTGGTGAGAGGAACGTATATTACCAGAGGCTTTTGCCGGTCAACCCTTCAAGATGTCCCAAGTGTCCCCCATGCTGTGTGGTAGCTAGTACGACATTTTTGTTTGCCCTGAAAGAGAATCATGTTGTCATGCAATCTATATTTACAGTAGCAGAACACACAGATATGTATTTAAAGCAAAATGATTATGATTCTCAGGCCTCAGGAGCATACAGAGATGACATGAGGATGACTTTGAAGTAGGTTTAGGTGGATTATGTGTTTTCAGATTAATAACTTCACTGAGAAATAGTTACACTCCCTAGCAAGTAGCCAAATCCTTTTACACACCCCAGTTTCACGAAGAACTTTTTACACACCCAAAATTTCACCGAGTGTGTTTTAAACAAACCACACTTACTATGTGGCACTCACATAATTTACACACAAAAGAGGCAAGTGAATTCTTTCCCTCTCCTCCACTTTTCCCCAAAAAGTAAAAGATGCACCTTCTTCTACTCCTTTTCACCTCCGGAAGCCATAAACATCTTCTCCCTACCACTTCCCGCCTCCTCCTTTCTCCAACTAGGTCAAAAACTCCCCTCCCCTCCCCTCATCATCTCGGAGCTTGAGTTCTCTTTGCTAGGGAAAGATCAAGAATCTGAAGCTGCCATTGATGGAGTCATGGTGATTGAAGTGAAACTTTCACCtgtaattaattttcaaatttttctgCTTATTCCTCCCATTAGAACATAGCTATAAACAGTGACTGAAgtgaaaaaagagaagaaaaaaaaaagctttaaaATGAAAGTGGTGTGTATTAAACACACTCGGAGAAACGTTTGGTGAGTTAAAGGTTACTGTAAAACTGGTGTGTGAACGAGATTTGGCTACAAGGTGAGGGGGTGAACTATGTAGTAAGCCTAGTTAGTAACCATACAGTAACATCTTTTCCATACAACCATATAATCTTTCAATTGCACTGGTTCACATTGGTACCGACCTTTGATCCTAtctagaaattttaaaatgaagCTAAAAGGAGAGACTTTGCAACACAAAGGATGACATACCGACATTCATCCCATGGAATTGTTTCCCTTGAACAGACTGGATCATCCAATGCACTAATGCAGAGGAGGGGAACCCTCACATTTCCTACATAACTGCTACAGCTAACTTTCCTGTAATATGTATCTACAGTCTTGGGGGAGAGGGGACGGAAAAAATGCTGATTATTTAATTAGGCATTGGACAGACGTATTGAAAAAGGAGGTTAAGTTGTGTTACCTCAAAATCATTAAGAACACAAGTGACATGTTGGTCATAATCTCTGATACAACATATCTACAcgagaaacaaaaaatataagcCATCAGAATAAGCAATAAACAAAAGATAGAGCATATATTTATTAGTTGCataaattataaactaaattaGTAACTCTTATACATGGAACTTAGAGAAATGTGTTGGTAGTAACATACACATTGAAAAGGAGGACTTTACTGCATCCTTGAAGGTACTTAGGATTAGGATATTATATCTAATTGTTTATAAGAGAGCGCCTGTGTTAAGTTAGCTTCTTGATACTGCAATGGTTCTAAAAGTTCAAAGAGCGTCAAAGGTTACTTTTACCCtactaatatttttctttcatgtattcTATGTAATAGGTGTCTCATCTCAAGAGGAACACCcgaaactaaaataaaatggataGGTGTCCACATACATAAAAGTATGCCCATCGGACTTTATATTTGATCTTTATCATACTTCGTTGGCACTAAATAATCATTTTGTCCACCAGAAGTTAGATTTCATATTTACTTACTTTTGACATTTTCACTTCTATAGCATATTATTCTACGTCTTTCCACTTGTTAGCATTTGCTCAACTGACCAACCGGACACCATTCTATGTTAAGTCAGCAGTATGCTCTTTTATCTCCTAGAGTCTCCATAAGTTGCTTTACAGGGACACCTATAGTTTGGGTGCAAACCTCAAAAATTAGAAGAGCACAATATGTTTTAATTAGGGAACTCCACATATGCGAGTTCTACATAGCTGATCACAGCATATAAATAATCCTAATATCATTTCTCTATATCAGTTAAATagtcataatattataaatccTCCTAACATCAGATTTGCTAAGACGTTCTCCCATGAATGGAACCAGCGCAAGTGCCGGATGGATATAGAAGATACATGTACCCAAAACTAGTTTGGGATTGAGTCTTAGTTGGTTGATTGATTTAAGTGATTGACAGAGAAGTTAAAGCATTGAAAAGAGATCGATAAGAAAATGAATGACCTTAGAAATGCTGTCCCAATCTGTCAGACGAGGCAAAATACTCCGATGCCTGCAAAACTCAGATTTCACCATACAAAAGAATTAAGACACCCGAATTAAGGCCAACTCAAATAGAAGTACACTAGTTTTGATATAGAATGAGTTAAGGATTAATGCCATCACAGACAACAACAAAGCCATTACTTACAGCTGGGCATAAACTTTTAATCCAATTCCTAAAGCTTTGTCATAGCATCTCTGTGCAAACCTGCGCTTAATAAACCTGTCACCAAtctgaaaagaagaagaagcaaagacAGATAAACCTTGTCATGAAAAATGAGCATAGGTTCTTGTGGTACAGAATcaaagtaagaaatgactactTTGACTTTAATTAAACTATGTTGTCGCCATCAATATCTTCATCTAGCACCTTCACTGAATTGTTTTAGACTAGACATACTCTTTCTGGATCATGATAATCCAACAGATCATACCATCCAAAACAACCCTTAACCCAAGAAAGAATGCAACTTAGCGGGTAGATACCAGATAAAGAATAAAATGTATGAAACCAAAGAAGTTGACAATGCACTAATACCCACAGAAAGTCAAAGCATGCATATTAGTTAGTTCAGTTACTAACCAAAAGGTCCCAAGGAGAACAGATTGCAACTGCCCCAACAATCGCAGTATTAACTCCTTCCTCACCAAGATATTTTACCTGgaaattattaataattgtCAATAATATAGTTCTCGGCCTCATCCTGAACAGTTGCTATATTGCATATACTTGAACTGAATGGATGCTCAAAATTTAGAAGCATTTACTTAAAGCCTTTGAATCTTCAGCACATCCATTCACGATTAAGGTTTGTAACATATCAAACTAAAGAAGATGGACCAACCAGTAAACTGAGAATAATCTTGTTTCAATGCAACTTGATACTAAATtaggaacttttttttttgtaacggTCAAAATGTTGCTATACACTAGGGAATTACTACATAACTTTGAAGAACTGACAACTAAAGTATTATGATAGCCAAATAGACAGTTATCATATGCTTGTGTATATGCACCATCCTGACTACAATAAGATATTTACTGTAAGAACCTATGATAACTCTCTTCCCTTATCTTTTCAAATCTAGTTTCAGTTTTCAGGTAAGCATATCATTTAGCGCAATTTTGTGCTCATATTTGGAAAGCTAACAAAATATTCAATAACAAAGTAAGTAATTTTGTACCAGAACATTAGCACCAATGCTAGTGCCGACAGCAAATAAAGGAGCTTGAGGGTATTGGGTGTGGAGATGGCCAATGACTTTGCGGGCGTCCTCCGTCCATCCGGCATTATAGAGGCAATCAGACTGCCATCAAGATATCATGAATCTTTAACTTTCATTGGTCAATAATGTACATactaaattgaatatttttaacaCAATAAACACATTACTAGCAAAGTTATGCACCGTAGACTACTGCATTAAAATCAATACTAAACTTTcacaatttttataaatattacattgagaaaaaataaagacaGAGATTTCAAGAGGAGCAATAAGAAACTAAAGAGATGAGAGACACCATATACATCAatgaattctcaatttcttAAATTTCCTCAGGGACAGCTTCTGCCAGGCTGCAAAAATGCAATTTAGTAACAGAATCATGAAGAATGACCACTCTCCTGGGGCATATAGAGGACTAATAGTATTCCATTAGAGACGGCTCAACTAAAAAGTAAGCATCTTCCTTGAGCAAAGTATAAAATCCACCTACAGGAAACTTCATTCATAAGTGTCACTTAGACCAGGGGCACAAGTACAATACTTTACTGATGATCCCATCTGAATATAAAATTACTGCTGTGATATTCTATTTAACCCAAGATATGAGATACTAAGCCAAGTATGTATCACTTAATTTATTCCTTATGACCTATTACTTTTGCAGGATTCTGCAAATGTATTTATGCACAGACTATCTGTGTCTCTAGGTTACTAACATGAAGTCGAGCACATATAAGATTGAATTGGTGCACGAAGCTGGAAAAATAGTTCTTC belongs to Solanum stenotomum isolate F172 chromosome 1, ASM1918654v1, whole genome shotgun sequence and includes:
- the LOC125849391 gene encoding embryogenesis-associated protein EMB8-like isoform X2, producing the protein MDCIALSSESPYVLMLKAAFLIPISHYLLGFLFLLIVFLYNFMEMYFIQELFTGFRGKRVSLTFNSCCDLYQQVVSKCKILHGRFSSTPWLCSPHLQTIFLQLFERVPACNYQRQILKTSDGGTIALDWLRNVNVKIPSVEGFDGGQRDDKTPIILVIPGLTSDSNSSYIKHLAFKMAKSGWNVVVSNHRGLGGVTITSDCLYNAGWTEDARKVIGHLHTQYPQAPLFAVGTSIGANVLVKYLGEEGVNTAIVGAVAICSPWDLLIGDRFIKRRFAQRCYDKALGIGLKVYAQLHRSILPRLTDWDSISKICCIRDYDQHVTCVLNDFETVDTYYRKVSCSSYVGNVRVPLLCISALDDPVCSRETIPWDECRANKNVVLATTQHGGHLGHLEGLTGKSLWWVRAVDEFFCAFNSSSLICREKIQNNTVNSSPLKSIDEAPYVNIREDGLVTAFGEEPSGELGNEQLVEDDKVGDSVRVNNGTVQQEPNATTQFDPVRCPNINAMMVPIKNCLNQLSGRSKISMWVLACVAITTTWPILGSLLFKRKLRNNFSSSSTKR